Proteins from a single region of Streptomyces spinoverrucosus:
- a CDS encoding TetR/AcrR family transcriptional regulator, translating to MTPAAPAYRRLSVEERRSQLLDAALTLFAHRAPEDVSLDDVAEAAGVSRPLVYRYFPGGKQQLYEAALRSAAEELQLCFDEPREGPLLPRLSRALDRYLAFVDQHDAGFSALLQGGSVVETSRTTAIVDGVRRAAAVHIMRHLGITDPGSRLRMTVRMWITAVEAASLIWLDEDKQPPLDELRDWLVEQFVAVLSVTAARDPQTASVVATLASADG from the coding sequence ATGACCCCCGCCGCCCCCGCATACCGCCGCCTCAGCGTCGAGGAACGCCGCAGCCAACTGCTGGACGCCGCGCTCACCCTCTTCGCCCACCGCGCCCCCGAGGACGTCTCCCTCGACGACGTGGCGGAGGCGGCCGGGGTCTCCCGCCCCCTGGTGTACCGCTACTTCCCGGGCGGCAAGCAGCAGCTGTACGAGGCCGCCCTCCGCTCCGCCGCCGAGGAACTCCAGCTCTGCTTCGACGAGCCGCGCGAGGGCCCCCTCCTCCCCCGGCTGTCCCGCGCCCTGGACCGCTACCTCGCCTTCGTCGACCAGCACGACGCCGGCTTCAGCGCCCTGCTCCAGGGCGGCAGCGTGGTCGAGACCTCCCGTACGACCGCCATAGTGGACGGCGTACGCCGGGCCGCGGCCGTGCACATCATGCGCCACCTCGGCATCACCGACCCGGGCTCCCGGCTGCGCATGACCGTCCGGATGTGGATCACCGCGGTCGAGGCGGCCTCCCTTATCTGGCTCGACGAGGACAAGCAGCCACCCCTGGACGAGCTGCGGGACTGGCTGGTGGAGCAGTTCGTCGCCGTGCTGTCCGTCACCGCCGCCCGCGACCCGCAGACCGCGTCGGTCGTGGCGACCCTCGCCTCGGCGGATGGCTGA
- a CDS encoding AurF N-oxygenase family protein: MTTLTEAEALEGLRDALGLLKDREQVAERLLDSSAKHSFDPDKELDWDAPFEEGKWFWPPELVSLYGTPMWQRMSEEQRILLSQHEAAALASLGIWFEIILMQLLVRHIYDKAATSAHVRYALTEIEDECRHSKMFARLIERGDTPWYPVSRTHQHLGRLFKTISTTPGSFTATLLGEEVLDWMQRLTFPDERVQPLIRGVTRIHVVEEARHVRYAREELRRQMVTAPKWSQEFTRITSGEFARVFSVAFVNPEVYSNVGLDKREALAQVKASGHRREVMQTGAKRLTDFLDDIGVLRGVGRRLWRSSGLLA; encoded by the coding sequence ATGACGACCCTCACCGAAGCCGAAGCCCTGGAAGGGCTGCGCGACGCGCTCGGCCTGCTCAAGGACCGCGAGCAGGTGGCCGAGCGGCTGCTCGACTCTTCCGCCAAGCACTCCTTCGACCCGGACAAGGAACTGGACTGGGACGCACCCTTCGAGGAGGGCAAGTGGTTCTGGCCGCCGGAGCTGGTGTCGCTGTACGGCACACCGATGTGGCAACGGATGAGCGAGGAACAGCGGATCCTGCTCTCCCAGCACGAGGCGGCGGCGCTGGCGTCACTGGGCATCTGGTTCGAGATCATCCTGATGCAGTTGCTGGTCCGGCACATCTACGACAAGGCGGCGACGAGCGCGCACGTGCGTTACGCGCTGACCGAGATCGAGGACGAGTGCCGGCACTCGAAGATGTTCGCCCGGCTGATCGAGCGCGGCGACACACCCTGGTACCCCGTCAGCCGCACCCACCAGCACCTCGGGCGCCTGTTCAAGACCATCTCGACCACACCCGGCTCCTTCACCGCGACCCTGCTCGGCGAGGAGGTCCTCGACTGGATGCAGCGGCTGACCTTCCCCGACGAGCGGGTGCAGCCGCTGATACGCGGGGTCACGCGCATCCACGTCGTGGAGGAGGCCCGCCACGTCCGGTACGCCCGCGAGGAGCTGCGGCGCCAGATGGTCACCGCGCCGAAGTGGTCCCAGGAGTTCACGCGGATCACCTCCGGCGAGTTCGCCCGCGTCTTCTCGGTCGCCTTCGTCAACCCCGAGGTGTACTCCAACGTGGGTCTGGACAAGCGGGAGGCTTTGGCGCAGGTGAAGGCGAGTGGGCATCGGCGGGAGGTCATGCAGACCGGCGCGAAGCGCTTGACGGACTTCCTGGACGACATCGGGGTGCTGCGGGGAGTGGGGCGACGGCTGTGGAGGTCTTCGGGACTGCTGGCCTAG
- a CDS encoding ferritin-like domain-containing protein, whose product MSTFDLYAMDPGEPLWPVPATGAARFNWEYDDGRDRLLALYQKGKDKQWDGQKRIDWDLEVDPYDPLGTPDEALSLYGTRHWAKLSERDKGELRRHYASWQFSQFLHGEQGAMICAARIVESVPDLDAKFYSATQTMDEARHAEIYARFLQEKIGMLYPINDNLQSLLGDTLRDSRWDMPYLGMQVLIEGLALAAFGMIRDTTDKPLPKQILAYVMQDEARHVAFGRMALRDYYQQLTDAELREREEFVIEGCYLMRDRLRGVEVLENFGVPRAEAEEYSERSEFLALFRKLLFSRIVPCVKDIGLWGKRLQEAYVDMGVFEMGDSNLDLLMAQDEEVAEKLDAERFAVEERERVAEVTDVIEAGGAD is encoded by the coding sequence ATGTCGACCTTCGACCTGTACGCCATGGACCCGGGGGAGCCCCTCTGGCCGGTGCCCGCGACCGGTGCGGCCCGCTTCAACTGGGAGTACGACGACGGACGCGACCGCCTGCTGGCCCTCTACCAGAAGGGCAAGGACAAGCAGTGGGACGGCCAGAAGCGGATCGACTGGGACCTGGAGGTCGACCCGTACGACCCCCTCGGCACCCCCGACGAGGCGCTCTCCCTGTACGGCACCCGGCACTGGGCGAAGCTCTCCGAGCGGGACAAGGGCGAACTGCGCAGGCACTACGCCTCCTGGCAGTTCAGCCAGTTCCTGCACGGCGAGCAGGGCGCGATGATCTGCGCGGCCCGGATCGTGGAGTCCGTGCCCGACCTGGACGCCAAGTTCTACTCGGCGACGCAGACCATGGACGAGGCCCGGCACGCGGAGATCTACGCCCGCTTCCTGCAGGAGAAGATCGGGATGCTCTACCCGATCAACGACAACCTCCAGTCCCTGCTCGGCGACACCCTCCGCGACAGCCGCTGGGACATGCCGTACCTCGGGATGCAGGTGCTCATCGAGGGCCTCGCGCTGGCCGCCTTCGGCATGATCCGGGACACCACCGACAAGCCGCTGCCCAAGCAGATCCTGGCGTACGTCATGCAGGACGAGGCCCGGCACGTGGCCTTCGGGCGGATGGCGCTGCGGGACTACTACCAGCAGCTCACGGACGCCGAACTGCGTGAGCGCGAGGAGTTCGTGATCGAGGGCTGCTATCTGATGCGGGACCGGCTGCGCGGCGTGGAGGTGCTGGAGAACTTCGGTGTCCCGCGCGCCGAGGCGGAGGAGTACAGCGAACGGTCCGAGTTCCTCGCGCTGTTCCGCAAGCTGCTGTTCAGCCGGATCGTGCCGTGTGTGAAGGACATCGGGCTGTGGGGCAAGCGGCTTCAGGAGGCCTATGTCGATATGGGGGTGTTCGAGATGGGTGACTCCAATCTGGATCTGCTGATGGCTCAGGACGAGGAGGTCGCCGAGAAGCTCGACGCGGAGCGGTTCGCGGTGGAGGAGCGGGAGCGGGTGGCAGAGGTGACGGACGTGATTGAGGCGGGGGGCGCCGACTGA
- a CDS encoding DUF3291 domain-containing protein, producing the protein MTDSAPAYELAQVNIGRLKAPLDSPQLKDFVDSLDPVNADADAAEGFVWRLQSDSGNATDVPVFGDDWLIVNMSVWRDTDSLTAYMYQGRHREMLARRREWFERLQEAVTALWWVPAGHRPTVAEAETRLLHLRTNGPTPYAFTLRTSFPPGAAVPVPVEVPEGLGCSV; encoded by the coding sequence ATGACGGATTCCGCGCCCGCGTACGAACTCGCCCAGGTCAACATCGGCCGTCTCAAGGCCCCGCTGGACTCCCCGCAGCTGAAGGACTTCGTCGACAGTCTCGACCCCGTGAACGCCGACGCCGACGCGGCCGAGGGTTTCGTCTGGCGACTGCAGAGCGACTCCGGCAACGCGACCGACGTGCCCGTCTTCGGGGACGACTGGCTGATCGTCAACATGTCGGTGTGGCGGGACACCGACTCCCTGACCGCGTACATGTACCAGGGACGGCACCGCGAGATGCTGGCCCGCCGCCGGGAGTGGTTCGAGCGCCTGCAGGAGGCGGTCACGGCCCTGTGGTGGGTCCCGGCCGGACACCGCCCGACGGTCGCCGAGGCGGAGACCCGCCTGCTCCACCTCCGAACCAACGGCCCGACACCGTACGCGTTCACGCTCCGAACGTCATTCCCGCCGGGAGCCGCGGTACCAGTGCCGGTCGAGGTCCCGGAAGGGTTGGGCTGCTCGGTCTGA
- a CDS encoding penicillin-binding transpeptidase domain-containing protein: MTRHIRYAAAFCVLLLAALLVNAARIQLFQAGALDDSPANRRQDIARYGQPRGDILVGGRPVTGSKDTGEYLRYERVYKQGPLYAPVTGFSSQRYGTTFLEHAEDGTLSGTDPVLSPFSLWNDFTRARNPGGDVVTTLNPAAQQAAFRGLGNRKGAVAAIEPATGRILALVSTPSYDPGMLSGNGPAVARSWLGLNEDPNKPMLNRAVRQTYPPGSTFKVVTAAAALDAGVITSLDKRTRSPDRYTLPGTTTTLHNATKGCADASLRLAFVKSCNTVFAKLGVDVGVTDMTATAQAFGFNDTELRIPYSVAPSTFDTSVDRAQLALSSIGQYNTRATPLQMAMVSAAVANGGQVREPYLVERTTTDRGATISTTGARPLRRAMHPSTAMRLRELMRNVVEGGTGTHAMIPGATIGGKTGTAQHGVDNSGTPYAWFVSWAQGDRDLEPKVAVAVVVEDASAHRRDISGGSVAAPIARAVMQAVLRS; this comes from the coding sequence ATGACCCGTCACATCCGCTACGCCGCCGCGTTCTGCGTCCTGCTGCTGGCCGCCCTCCTCGTCAACGCGGCCCGCATCCAGCTCTTCCAGGCCGGCGCGTTGGACGACAGTCCGGCCAACCGCCGCCAGGACATCGCCCGTTACGGCCAGCCGCGCGGCGACATCCTGGTCGGCGGCCGCCCGGTCACCGGCTCCAAGGACACCGGCGAGTACCTCCGCTACGAACGCGTCTACAAGCAGGGCCCGTTGTACGCCCCCGTCACCGGCTTCTCCTCGCAGAGGTACGGCACCACGTTCCTGGAGCACGCCGAGGACGGCACTCTCTCCGGCACCGACCCCGTACTCTCGCCGTTCTCCCTGTGGAACGACTTCACCCGCGCCCGCAACCCCGGCGGTGACGTCGTCACCACCCTCAACCCGGCCGCGCAGCAGGCGGCGTTCCGGGGACTGGGCAACCGCAAGGGCGCGGTCGCGGCGATCGAACCGGCGACGGGACGGATCCTGGCGCTGGTCTCCACCCCGTCGTACGACCCGGGGATGCTGTCGGGGAACGGGCCGGCGGTGGCCCGGTCCTGGCTGGGGCTGAACGAGGACCCGAACAAGCCGATGCTGAACCGGGCGGTACGGCAGACGTATCCGCCGGGTTCGACGTTCAAGGTGGTCACCGCGGCGGCCGCGCTGGACGCCGGGGTGATCACCAGCCTCGACAAGCGCACCCGCTCGCCCGACCGGTACACCCTGCCCGGCACCACGACGACCCTGCACAACGCGACCAAGGGCTGTGCGGACGCCTCACTGCGCCTGGCCTTCGTGAAGTCCTGCAACACGGTCTTCGCCAAGCTGGGCGTGGACGTGGGTGTGACGGACATGACCGCCACCGCCCAGGCGTTCGGCTTCAACGACACCGAGTTGCGCATCCCTTACTCGGTGGCGCCGAGCACCTTCGACACCTCGGTCGACAGGGCGCAGCTGGCCCTGTCCTCGATCGGGCAGTACAACACCCGTGCCACGCCGTTGCAGATGGCGATGGTGTCGGCGGCGGTCGCCAACGGCGGCCAGGTGCGCGAGCCGTACCTGGTGGAACGGACCACCACCGACCGCGGCGCCACGATCTCCACGACCGGCGCCCGCCCGCTGCGCCGGGCCATGCATCCCTCGACCGCGATGCGGCTGCGTGAGCTGATGCGGAACGTGGTGGAGGGCGGCACCGGCACCCACGCCATGATCCCCGGCGCGACCATCGGCGGGAAGACCGGTACCGCCCAGCACGGCGTCGACAACTCCGGTACGCCGTACGCCTGGTTCGTCTCCTGGGCACAGGGCGACCGCGATCTGGAGCCGAAGGTCGCGGTCGCGGTGGTGGTGGAGGACGCCTCGGCGCACCGCCGCGACATCTCCGGGGGCAGTGTGGCGGCACCGATCGCGCGGGCGGTGATGCAGGCCGTGCTCAGGTCGTGA